The Aspergillus nidulans FGSC A4 chromosome VII nucleotide sequence TCAAGACGTTAGTTTGGAGCTCTGGGACATCGCTAACGTAGTGGGTGATCGAGACAATGACTGGTGGAATTAATGAGCTGAGTGTTCGTTTTCCTGCAGTCTGAGTAGAAAGGTAGCATAGCAGGACATACCTGGAATGACCAGGGTCTGGCAGCCCATAATGAAGACAACTTTCATCGGGCCGAGCTCGCTCAAACCGAGTTTGCGGCGCAGTCGAATGGCAAATCCGAGCTTGGTCACGAAGATTACGCAGAAATAGCAGATGCTTATAGTGAGGGCCACGGTGGCTAAGCTTTCCAGCCAGTTGTAGGTCGTCGGGTCGCTGAATTCGAGAATGGCCCGTATGTTCACGGCCAACAGCGAGTATCGAATGGCGATGGTTGCCGTTGCAACAACAGCTGATACACAAAGAAGAGCTCGTCGGTAGATACGTCTGAGATTTGAACAGACAACTTGTACTTGAAGGACTAGCGAGATCTCGATCGTTGTCAAGAGTAGAGCTGTCATTATAGCACCCACGATGGAGGTTGCAAGATCGGACGCGGTGACCCGGGATTCGTCTGCGGAGATGAGCGTGTAAATTCTTACGAAGTTGCCCGTAAAGAAGAGCACGTCACATAGCAGTCTGGCAAAGTTAAGGAGTAGTGCTAGGCTGTTAAGCCAGAATAAGCAAGAAGCACGTTTTTCGGCTCTAGTTAGAAGAACCAGtatgacgaagaggataacAGACGCTCCGAGCTGCGCAGCATAGTTGACACAGGCTCGAATAGAATACTGGAGAATCCCATCGAGATAGTCAACACTGATATCGAATGGAGTCCCGTCCTCGAGACGGAAGGTAATAGTCTGATTCCAGGGATCAAAATTCGAAGCCATGATAGTCAACGTAGAGTGAAGATGATATGAAGCGGGTTCGGCGGTCGGTTCTTCCACGGCCCTGTATTTCTTTCTAAAGCAGAGACTTATCGGAAGAATTTTGCAGGTTGAGGTTTGGCATCGAAAGGAAGGTCCGTAGAAGAACTTTAAGCACACATATCACCCCTTACTGTGTGGTGAATACCTCTGGATATGACCATTGACACTGGTCGCTGATTTGGTTATGtgtggccatggctgctcGTTCTCGTGTAACGCCCGAGACAAACAATATGAAGAACAGACCAGATAGAGATCCAACAATGCCAGGTTTTGCTGCAGGCCAAGCTAAGCCGTGACGATCATGATTGCCAACCCAATCCATTGTCTGGACTGATTGTTGTCGGGAGCGGAGTTCGAGACAGACAATAGCAGCCCCGTTTGCCAGAACAATATGTAACAACGCCTCAATCATCCAACAGTCGCAGTCATGACGCAGTCAGTATAAGTGTCTCCCATGGTCCATCCTGATTGTAACTCTTTCAGATCGTCTCTCTGGGAGGCCAGTCAGTAATGAAGACCCCCAACACAACCTAAAAGCTGGATCCGCCACATTCCAGCACGCCCGTCTCATTCTGAAGAGATAACAGTGTCTCGAGGTCTAAATTATCGGTTTCAACTTCCTTTTGGGAGCGCGGTTTGTCCAAAGAGTTGTTGTCGCAGACTTCTCGGTTTGGGGGCGGTTTCTGTGGCCTGGAGGGGAATAAGAACGGTCCTGACAAGAACATGCAGCTTGCCCACACCTCAACTATTCCCTACCCTTGCAAAAGGCCTCATATTTGAATAGCAGTTTTCGAGCCTTCTCCAGTCGCCAGTGTATTCACAACGGTCTAATGCATAGAGACTGCAAGCACCCTCGTCAAGGCAGCCACTGTAGACTATTTTTCGCTCATCTGGCCTGCGTAAGATGGTCATAGTGGCAAGCAAAGCCGGCTGGTCTGTGTAATGCCCCATCAGAAAAAACTTGCGTGCTCGCAATGTTGATTGTACTCGAATTGCATTGGAATAGTCAATCATTTGGAAATGTAGATAGAAAGGTTGGTTGACTCCATAGCTATGGGTGGAGAGCACTGACTAA carries:
- the preB gene encoding alpha-factor pheromone receptor STE2 (transcript_id=CADANIAT00009245), whose amino-acid sequence is MATHNQISDQCQWSYPEVFTTQAVEEPTAEPASYHLHSTLTIMASNFDPWNQTITFRLEDGTPFDISVDYLDGILQYSIRACVNYAAQLGASVILFVILVLLTRAEKRASCLFWLNSLALLLNFARLLCDVLFFTGNFVRIYTLISADESRVTASDLATSIVGAIMTALLLTTIEISLVLQVQVVCSNLRRIYRRALLCVSAVVATATIAIRYSLLAVNIRAILEFSDPTTYNWLESLATVALTISICYFCVIFVTKLGFAIRLRRKLGLSELGPMKVVFIMGCQTLVIPGKRTLSSLIPPVIVSITHYVSDVPELQTNVLTIVALSLPLSSIWAGTTIDKPVTHSNVRNLWQILSFSGYRPKQSTYIATTTTATTNAKQCTHCYSESRLLTEKESGRNNDTSSKSSSQYGIAVEHDISVRSARRESFDV